A single genomic interval of Cupriavidus sp. MP-37 harbors:
- a CDS encoding FmdB family zinc ribbon protein yields the protein MPIYAYRCDACGHGRDVLQKMSDAPLTDCPSCGAAGAFKKQLTAAGFQLKGSGWYVTDFRGGSGGASAPAAGGAAAGAAAASAPAAAESSAASTTAAAPAAGGCGSACACH from the coding sequence ATGCCGATCTATGCCTACCGTTGCGACGCCTGCGGCCACGGGCGCGATGTGCTGCAGAAAATGAGCGATGCCCCGCTGACGGACTGCCCGTCCTGCGGCGCCGCCGGCGCGTTCAAGAAGCAGCTGACCGCTGCCGGGTTCCAGCTCAAGGGCTCGGGCTGGTACGTGACCGACTTCCGCGGCGGCAGCGGCGGCGCCAGCGCGCCGGCTGCGGGCGGCGCGGCGGCAGGCGCGGCAGCGGCCAGCGCCCCGGCCGCCGCCGAATCGTCTGCCGCCAGCACCACCGCGGCCGCGCCGGCCGCCGGCGGCTGCGGCAGCGCCTGCGCCTGCCACTGA
- a CDS encoding methyltransferase domain-containing protein: MSDTAKPAPSFTTRNAGDPAFWDERFKEGFTPWDLGGVPEEFRRFIEGRAPCPTLVPGCGNGWEAAWLFERGWPVTAIDFSPQAVASARRALGPAGVVVQQGDFFAFTPQPACELIYERAFLCALPPSLRAAYGARVAELLAPGGLLAGYFYLGENRGGPPFAMPQAELDALLAPAFERIEDRPSAAPLPVFQGQERWQVWRRSTV; the protein is encoded by the coding sequence ATGAGCGATACCGCCAAGCCAGCGCCCAGCTTCACCACGCGCAACGCCGGCGACCCGGCGTTCTGGGACGAACGCTTCAAGGAGGGCTTCACGCCCTGGGACCTGGGCGGCGTGCCCGAGGAATTCCGCCGCTTTATCGAGGGCCGCGCGCCGTGTCCGACGCTGGTGCCCGGCTGCGGCAACGGCTGGGAGGCCGCCTGGCTGTTCGAGCGCGGCTGGCCGGTGACGGCGATCGACTTCTCGCCGCAGGCGGTGGCGTCGGCGCGGCGCGCGCTCGGGCCGGCCGGGGTGGTGGTGCAGCAGGGCGATTTCTTTGCCTTCACGCCGCAGCCGGCGTGCGAACTGATCTACGAGCGCGCCTTCCTGTGCGCGCTGCCGCCGTCGCTGCGCGCGGCCTATGGCGCCCGCGTGGCCGAGCTGCTGGCGCCGGGCGGGCTGCTGGCGGGCTACTTCTACCTGGGCGAGAACCGCGGCGGGCCGCCGTTCGCGATGCCCCAGGCGGAACTCGATGCGCTGCTGGCGCCGGCCTTCGAGCGCATCGAGGACCGGCCCTCGGCAGCGCCGCTGCCGGTGTTCCAGGGACAGGAGCGCTGGCAGGTATGGCGCCGGTCGACGGTTTGA
- a CDS encoding sodium:solute symporter family protein, with product MLIWFVIIYWVISVGIGLWAALRVRNTTDFAVAGRSLPFHIVTATVFATWFGSETVLGIPAVFLKEGLSGVVSDPFGSSLCLILVGLFFARPLYRMNLLTIGDYYHNRYGRLAEVLTTLCIVVSYLGWVAAQIKALGLVFYTVSDGALSQEAGMMIGAASVLVYTLFGGMWSVAITDFIQMIIIVIGMMYIGYEVSGQAGGVSAVVSHAAAAGKFEFWPALDFVQIIGFAAALFTMMLGSIPQQDVFQRVTSSRTEQIAGRASVLGGVLYFGFAFIPMFLAYSATLIDPGMVARYIDTDSQLILPQLILQHAPMFAQVMFFGALLSAIKSCASATLLAPSVTFAENILRPYFRHLDDKQFLRVMQTVVLVFTTLVTLFALNSHLSIFHMVENAYKVTLVSSFVPLAFGMFWKHATRQGGLAAILLGLSSWLTCEIAFADAVVPPQMVGLLFSVSGMVIGSLLPQWIADHAPVKEVHIA from the coding sequence ATGCTGATCTGGTTTGTCATCATCTACTGGGTAATCTCGGTCGGCATCGGCCTGTGGGCGGCGCTGCGCGTGCGCAACACCACCGATTTCGCCGTCGCCGGGCGCAGCCTGCCGTTCCACATCGTCACTGCCACCGTCTTTGCCACCTGGTTTGGCTCGGAGACGGTGCTGGGCATCCCCGCCGTGTTCCTGAAGGAAGGCCTGTCGGGGGTGGTGTCCGATCCGTTCGGGTCGTCGCTGTGCCTGATCCTGGTGGGCCTGTTCTTCGCCCGGCCGCTGTACCGGATGAACCTGCTGACCATCGGCGACTACTACCACAACCGCTATGGCCGGCTGGCCGAGGTGCTGACCACGCTGTGCATCGTGGTCTCGTACCTGGGCTGGGTCGCGGCGCAGATCAAGGCGCTGGGGCTGGTGTTCTATACCGTGTCGGACGGCGCGCTGTCGCAGGAGGCCGGCATGATGATCGGCGCGGCCAGCGTGCTGGTCTATACGCTGTTCGGCGGCATGTGGTCGGTGGCGATCACCGACTTCATCCAGATGATCATCATCGTGATCGGCATGATGTATATCGGCTACGAGGTCAGCGGCCAGGCCGGCGGCGTCAGCGCGGTGGTGTCGCACGCGGCCGCGGCCGGCAAGTTCGAATTCTGGCCGGCGCTCGATTTCGTGCAGATCATCGGCTTTGCCGCGGCGCTGTTCACCATGATGCTGGGCTCGATCCCGCAGCAGGACGTGTTCCAGCGGGTGACCTCGTCGCGCACCGAGCAGATCGCCGGGCGCGCCTCGGTGCTGGGCGGCGTACTGTACTTCGGCTTCGCCTTCATCCCGATGTTCCTGGCGTATTCGGCCACGCTGATCGACCCGGGCATGGTGGCCAGGTACATCGACACCGACTCGCAGCTGATCCTGCCGCAGCTGATCCTGCAGCACGCGCCGATGTTCGCGCAGGTGATGTTCTTCGGCGCGCTGCTGTCGGCGATCAAGAGCTGCGCCTCGGCGACGCTGCTGGCGCCGTCGGTGACCTTTGCCGAGAACATCCTGCGGCCGTACTTCCGCCATCTCGACGACAAGCAGTTCCTGCGCGTGATGCAGACGGTGGTGCTGGTGTTCACCACGCTGGTGACGCTGTTCGCGCTGAATTCGCACCTGTCGATCTTCCATATGGTCGAAAATGCCTACAAGGTCACGCTGGTGTCGTCCTTCGTGCCGCTGGCCTTCGGCATGTTCTGGAAGCACGCTACCCGCCAGGGCGGGCTGGCGGCGATCCTGCTGGGCTTGTCGTCGTGGCTGACGTGCGAGATCGCCTTTGCCGATGCCGTGGTGCCGCCGCAGATGGTGGGGCTGCTGTTCTCGGTCAGCGGCATGGTGATCGGTTCGCTGCTGCCGCAGTGGATTGCAGATCACGCGCCGGTCAAGGAAGTCCATATCGCCTGA